In Fodinibius salicampi, a single genomic region encodes these proteins:
- the recJ gene encoding single-stranded-DNA-specific exonuclease RecJ, which translates to MSFRWVYAKTDEEEIVPALQEQLKIPEKVAHLLALRGIDSYEEAKTYFRADLDALHDPFLMKDMEPATERLATAIRKRQRVLVYGDYDVDGTTASSILYLFLEEFGVNVDFYIPHRFKEGYGINPEGIQYAMDIDADLIVSVDCGITAFEEAKKARREGIDLIICDHHNVSDSRIPEALAVLDPKREDCSYPFDGLSGAGVGFKLVQGTVDRLGLAKDHPFKFLDLVAISIASDIVPMIDENRILMREGLKKINHNPRIGLKALFDLINLDIGSISTSNIVFSVGPRINAAGRMGDASKAVRLLVADTKEEAKARAHELESINIARREKDGETMEEAKAMVDEYYNLDKISSMVLHQPDWHLGVIGIVASRLVDTYGRPAIMLSTVDGKIKGSARSIEGFNIYDAFKECEDLLEQFGGHKYAAGLTIDEKNLEEFRQRINKIASENLTDEDFKPELKIDCELDLSKVDMRFWKLLSQFEPFGPENLRPIFVSRDVEVVGVPTIVGKGHLKMKVKQNGSGVFDVIGFNMHEYLPVVRNGQDQKLNIAYSLEENYWNGRRSLQVRLRDLKSEEGNP; encoded by the coding sequence ATGTCCTTTCGATGGGTTTACGCCAAAACCGACGAAGAGGAGATCGTGCCTGCACTTCAGGAGCAATTGAAGATACCCGAAAAGGTAGCTCATTTGCTTGCATTGCGGGGGATCGACTCTTACGAAGAAGCTAAAACATATTTTCGCGCAGATTTAGATGCTCTTCACGATCCTTTCTTGATGAAGGATATGGAGCCGGCCACCGAACGTCTGGCAACCGCTATCCGGAAACGCCAGCGGGTACTGGTCTATGGAGACTATGATGTGGATGGTACCACTGCCTCTTCCATTTTATACCTTTTTCTAGAAGAATTCGGAGTAAATGTGGACTTTTACATTCCGCATCGCTTTAAGGAAGGCTACGGCATCAACCCGGAGGGGATTCAGTATGCCATGGATATCGATGCCGACCTGATTGTATCTGTAGATTGCGGCATCACGGCCTTTGAGGAAGCTAAAAAAGCACGCCGGGAAGGTATTGACCTGATCATCTGTGATCATCATAATGTTTCTGACAGCCGTATTCCCGAGGCCCTTGCCGTTCTTGATCCGAAGCGGGAAGATTGTTCCTATCCCTTTGACGGCCTTTCAGGGGCCGGTGTGGGATTCAAGCTGGTGCAGGGAACCGTAGACCGGCTGGGATTGGCTAAAGATCATCCCTTTAAGTTTCTGGATCTGGTAGCTATTTCCATTGCTTCTGATATCGTCCCCATGATTGACGAAAATCGCATCCTCATGCGCGAGGGACTCAAAAAAATCAACCATAATCCCCGGATAGGATTAAAAGCACTTTTTGATCTTATTAATTTGGATATCGGATCGATCTCCACTTCTAATATCGTCTTTTCCGTAGGTCCCCGCATTAATGCGGCGGGTCGGATGGGGGATGCCAGCAAGGCGGTACGGCTGCTGGTAGCCGACACGAAAGAAGAGGCAAAGGCCCGGGCACATGAGTTGGAAAGCATCAATATTGCCCGGCGCGAGAAGGACGGTGAAACGATGGAAGAAGCCAAGGCGATGGTGGACGAGTATTATAATCTCGACAAAATATCGTCGATGGTACTGCATCAGCCCGACTGGCACCTGGGCGTGATCGGTATTGTGGCCTCTCGGCTGGTGGATACATACGGGCGACCTGCCATAATGCTTAGCACTGTCGACGGTAAAATAAAAGGTTCGGCCCGAAGCATCGAGGGATTTAATATCTACGACGCGTTTAAGGAATGCGAAGATCTGCTCGAGCAGTTTGGGGGACACAAATACGCGGCTGGCCTGACGATCGATGAAAAGAACCTGGAGGAATTTCGGCAGCGTATTAATAAAATCGCCTCAGAAAATCTCACGGATGAGGATTTTAAACCGGAACTGAAAATAGACTGTGAACTAGACTTGAGTAAGGTCGATATGCGGTTCTGGAAACTACTCAGCCAGTTCGAGCCTTTCGGCCCGGAAAACCTGAGGCCGATATTTGTCAGCCGCGACGTGGAGGTAGTGGGCGTGCCGACCATCGTAGGAAAGGGGCACCTGAAGATGAAAGTAAAACAGAACGGCTCGGGCGTATTTGATGTGATCGGCTTTAACATGCATGAGTACCTGCCCGTGGTGCGAAACGGGCAGGATCAAAAACTGAATATTGCCTACTCGCTGGAGGAGAACTACTGGAACGGCCGGCGGAGCCTCCAAGTCAGGCTTCGGGATTTGAAATCGGAAGAAGGAAATCCCTAG
- a CDS encoding serine hydrolase domain-containing protein — protein MRKVIFIPLLFLSIHFSVSGQETSTFYCPPCDCQAHETNQEFDESGTCPYCGMRLIQAQNIVTPSISYQQLLEYEGKYEYVSGSTLKIMASSMDTTLYAVINKAKYPLSHVEEDTFSNVEDIPVVFQRDDQGNVNGYIVNEQSFELITTDIEKLVMYPRKKMFDHPEDYTYQTPEKTNDILEPGNINDAFEQTELINKMVKETIKGEYPDVHSILIFKDNKLVFEEYFYGYDRNTRHQLRSATKAFIGSLVGLAIETGAIGSEHDPLLPYFKDEYKSFEHMSKQKRSITIQDFLTYRHGLDCENNNPESAGNEQQMMESADWVKYTLDLPVVHQPGELSSYCTGAAITLGRLVELATNKPVEEFAEEHLFKPMGITNYHWRFAPDSTSRQTFSQMYLQPRDLVKLATMYMNGGKWQGKQILPENWVRKTFKEYTSEFGYFWEHKYFVIDGKKYNSYMASGNGGQKINIWPDYNMITVFTGGSYNSYELYGKSTPPNQMIPKYILPSLD, from the coding sequence ATGAGAAAAGTAATTTTTATTCCACTATTATTTCTTTCCATTCATTTTTCAGTATCAGGTCAAGAGACGTCAACATTTTATTGTCCGCCATGTGATTGCCAAGCTCATGAAACGAACCAAGAGTTCGATGAAAGCGGTACGTGCCCCTATTGTGGGATGAGGTTAATACAGGCTCAAAATATAGTTACCCCATCTATATCCTATCAACAGCTACTGGAATACGAAGGCAAATATGAATACGTCTCGGGCTCAACATTAAAAATTATGGCTTCATCAATGGATACCACGCTTTATGCAGTTATTAACAAGGCTAAATATCCGCTATCCCATGTTGAAGAAGATACCTTTTCCAATGTTGAAGATATTCCTGTGGTCTTTCAGAGAGATGATCAGGGTAATGTTAACGGCTATATAGTTAATGAACAATCTTTTGAATTGATTACAACTGATATTGAAAAATTGGTGATGTATCCTCGCAAAAAAATGTTTGATCATCCTGAGGATTATACCTATCAAACTCCCGAAAAAACAAATGATATCCTTGAACCCGGGAATATTAACGATGCCTTTGAACAGACAGAACTTATTAATAAAATGGTTAAAGAAACCATTAAAGGCGAATATCCCGATGTTCATAGTATTTTAATTTTCAAAGACAACAAGCTGGTGTTTGAAGAATATTTTTATGGATATGATAGAAATACGAGACATCAACTTCGGTCAGCAACAAAAGCGTTCATCGGTTCACTTGTAGGACTAGCAATAGAAACAGGCGCAATCGGTAGCGAGCACGATCCACTCTTGCCTTATTTTAAGGATGAATACAAGAGCTTTGAGCATATGAGCAAGCAAAAAAGAAGTATCACCATTCAAGACTTTTTAACCTATCGTCATGGCCTGGATTGTGAAAACAACAATCCGGAAAGTGCGGGGAATGAACAGCAAATGATGGAAAGTGCCGACTGGGTAAAATACACGCTCGATCTTCCAGTAGTTCATCAGCCTGGAGAATTATCATCTTATTGCACGGGAGCAGCAATAACCCTAGGACGACTTGTTGAGCTTGCAACTAACAAACCCGTGGAAGAGTTTGCTGAAGAACATCTTTTTAAGCCTATGGGTATCACCAATTACCATTGGCGGTTTGCCCCTGATTCCACAAGCCGACAAACGTTTAGCCAAATGTACCTTCAACCCCGAGATCTTGTTAAACTAGCAACAATGTATATGAATGGGGGTAAATGGCAGGGGAAACAAATTCTCCCTGAAAACTGGGTACGGAAAACATTTAAAGAATATACTTCCGAATTTGGCTACTTTTGGGAACACAAGTATTTTGTCATAGATGGTAAAAAATATAACTCCTACATGGCATCGGGTAATGGAGGTCAAAAAATAAATATTTGGCCCGATTACAATATGATCACCGTTTTTACTGGTGGAAGTTATAATTCCTATGAACTGTATGGAAAAAGCACTCCTCCAAATCAAATGATTCCGAAATATATATTACCCTCACTCGATTAA